The following are encoded in a window of Saccharothrix longispora genomic DNA:
- a CDS encoding HipA family kinase: MPGVNPTNGLRQVAATRYVTPLREGGSLPGLVEADDLGMYVLKFRGAGQGVKALIAEIVVGELARRLGFRVPELVLVELDPELGRAEPDQEVQELLKASGGLNLGLDYLPGSFDYNPVVREPSTDLATRLLWLDALTLNVDRSWRNPNTLLWHRELWLIDHGASLYFHHSWRPERFPAATYRFDAADHLMLPFAGPPADVDAELTARVTPELVREVLALVPDEWLAQDEAFGTPDAVRGAYEQFFTSRLAAPRTWVDALEAARAARV, translated from the coding sequence ATGCCGGGCGTGAACCCCACGAACGGGCTGCGCCAGGTCGCGGCCACCCGCTACGTCACGCCCCTGCGGGAGGGCGGTTCGTTGCCGGGCCTCGTCGAAGCCGACGACCTCGGCATGTACGTGCTCAAGTTCCGGGGCGCGGGCCAGGGCGTGAAGGCGCTGATCGCCGAGATCGTCGTCGGTGAGCTGGCCCGCCGCCTCGGCTTCCGCGTGCCCGAGCTCGTGCTCGTGGAGCTGGACCCCGAGCTGGGCCGCGCCGAGCCCGACCAGGAGGTCCAGGAGCTGCTCAAGGCCAGCGGCGGCCTGAACCTGGGGCTGGACTACCTGCCCGGCTCGTTCGACTACAACCCGGTGGTGCGCGAGCCGTCCACCGACCTGGCGACCCGGCTGCTGTGGCTGGACGCCCTGACGCTCAACGTCGACCGGAGCTGGCGCAACCCCAACACGCTGCTGTGGCACCGGGAGCTGTGGCTCATCGACCACGGCGCCTCGCTGTACTTCCACCACTCGTGGCGGCCCGAGCGGTTCCCCGCGGCGACCTACCGGTTCGACGCGGCCGACCACCTGATGCTGCCGTTCGCCGGCCCGCCGGCCGACGTGGACGCCGAGCTGACCGCCCGCGTGACCCCGGAACTGGTGCGCGAGGTGCTGGCGCTCGTGCCCGACGAGTGGCTCGCGCAGGACGAGGCGTTCGGCACGCCGGACGCCGTGCGCGGCGCGTACGAGCAGTTCTTCACCTCCCGCCTGGCCGCGCCGCGGACGTGGGTCGACGCACTGGAGGCCGCCCGTGCCGCACGTGTTTGA
- a CDS encoding DUF3037 domain-containing protein, whose translation MPHVFEYALLRAVPRQERGEFVNVGVLVYCKDLDFLGARVHVDEKRVLALDPFLDVEVLRASLEHLGLSCDGSSTAGPVARTSAGQRFRWLTAPRSTIVQTSPAHTGLTDDPVAELDRLLAALVLPPDH comes from the coding sequence GTGCCGCACGTGTTTGAGTACGCGCTGCTGCGCGCCGTGCCCCGCCAGGAGCGCGGCGAGTTCGTCAACGTCGGCGTCCTCGTCTACTGCAAGGACCTCGACTTCCTCGGTGCGCGCGTGCACGTGGACGAGAAGCGGGTGCTGGCGCTCGACCCGTTCCTGGACGTCGAGGTGCTGCGGGCGAGCCTGGAGCACCTGGGGCTGTCGTGCGACGGCTCGTCGACCGCCGGTCCGGTGGCGCGCACGTCGGCCGGACAGCGGTTCCGGTGGCTCACCGCGCCCCGGTCCACCATCGTGCAGACCTCGCCCGCGCACACCGGCCTCACCGACGACCCGGTGGCCGAGCTGGACCGCCTGCTGGCCGCCCTCGTGCTCCCGCCGGACCACTAG